From the Catharus ustulatus isolate bCatUst1 chromosome 15, bCatUst1.pri.v2, whole genome shotgun sequence genome, the window gccaggacagtGATTCGGAACTGCAGTGGTGTCTCTCTGCTTTGAACATCTGTCACCCACTGTGGAAACCCTCACCTGCTGAAGTTCTCCAGCCCTGAGACAGATGGAGGGCTGCTGCTTGTAGAGCTGCATTTTCTCAGAGATCTGGGAATATGAAATAGAGGCAGCAAAATCATTTTGTAACCCATCTCTTGTACTCTTCCTGCTGTACTGCAGTTGAACAGATTCTACCACTTTCCATGTCCTcctcacaaattatttttttgtcctgGAGAGTGTTTCCTTCAGCCTTCACTGCTACAAGCAACTCTCACTCCTTGCCAGCCATAGGCACAAGTGGCCTATTTGTCATCCCCTCCTTTAtgtggctgtgcagctgtgctgtcaaGCTGTGCAagtcagcagtgctgctgggtgaAAAACATGTGTGGGTTGGAGTAGACTAGTCTAAATCACCCTTTCACTCTCTGTTTCAGGCTGAAacactgtcatttttttttaaaacatcctATTCTACATGAGCTCTGGAAACTGCCCAAAATCAGCTTTGTTTGTTCTGCAATCAGCAGGAAAtagagttttattttaaagataaatgaAATGTTACATTACAGTTACATTAAAGAACCAAATGCCATTTGGTGCTGTGTAGCTTGTAAAGGAGTGTTTTATGGCAGATTCCCCCACCCAGCACCCTGCTCTGGTCTGTGCTTTCACCACTGAGAGGGCACAGTGCTGCAGTTagatgggcacagctggaactgCCTGCAGTGGCTCCATTCAGCTCCGTTCATCAGAATTCTGGCTGGGTGAGGCCTCTCAGTTTGTAGATTATGTTACAGTCTCAGCACGCAGTGTTTGCTTAAGGATCTCTTCTTGGGGGCTCCTAGAGAAGGTGAGCAGAGCACGTGAAACTATAGATTTTTTACTTTAATAACTTTTTATTGAACCACTTCACCATGCTGTACTGAGAGGGATCTAACCCACATATTCATAAATCATTGCTTTTACTAAAAGCAGCACAAGAAGACAGAGGGGAACAGGCTGACCATGGCAAGTGGATAAACACAAACTCCAATAATGAAGTGTTGGCTTGTATATACTGGCATTTGAAGTCCATTCCATTAAATGTAATAAAGTGAATGTTTGTGATATGAACACAGCCCCTCAGAGAGATTCTCTACTACAAAAAAATCATTCTCTTTTCTGTATTGGTTTCTATCTTTAAAACCCAACTAAAATGCCCTAATGTGTTTATACTAGCCACCAAATATTAATGTTAACAAAAGGAATTTCTTTGTACAAAGCCCTCCAAGATGATCGAGtccagctgctcccccagccctgccaaggccaCTGCTAGCCCCCTGcgcccaagtgccacatccacagggcttttaaatccctccagggatgggcactgctgccctgggcagtctgtttcCAGTGGCACCTCCCTTCCAGTGAGGAAATTTTCCATAATacccaccctgagctcccctgcccagcctgaggccattccctctcctcttgtccctgttcccagatcccaaatccccccccggtgtcccctcctgtcagggagatgtgcagagccacaagggccccctgagcctccttttctccaggctgagccctttcccagctccctcagctgctcctcatgacTTGTGCTGCATACAGACCCTTTTCCAGAAGGGCCTTTTCCCACCTGAACAATCCCCTGATTTCAGCTGGTGGCTGCTCTCATGGCTTGCTTTCATCAGCCCACAGCTTCTGTTACAGCCTCACTGCTCTGGAGTGGCTCAGGGTGAATCCAACTTTCCTCAAGAGACAGCAGCAGTCATGCAAGATCCAGTGCAGCAGAGTGAGAGAATGTAGCTTATATCACAGCTTGGTTTCTGGTTGCTTCCCAGAGGAGGACTGAGACAGAATATCTGTGCACTCACTGTCCTGGAGAGCACTCAGTATTGCTGAGAGAAAGCAGGAGCAACTGAGGGAACATCCCCCAAACTTCCCCTCTGTGCCTGATTTTCTGGCTGGTTTTAGGGACAGGTATTTTTTGATAATTGACTTTCCATTATAAAGTTTCCattgctttggaaaatgttAACTTTTCTCCGTAGACAGACAGGCCCTACAGTTACAGCTGGAATATCCTAAAGAGTTTGATCCCAGTAATAATAGGGctaaaccacagcactgccagaggcaaaaactatattatttgaaaacaaaacttctcATAAATATCCAACTATGAAGTAATTCAGCTGCTCTTATATAAACTGGACAAGGCAAACTCTCCTATCCATCAACATTAAGGTTGCCAAGAAAAATTACTCTACATTCATTGTCTGCAAGCTTTGGAGCTCTCCCTTTCCCTTAGACTTTCCCAGGAAACACTGTGGTTGCCACTGTGAAGAACTTTGCTGGTGGCAGCCCCCAGtgtcagctctgggctccaagCCTGttcctcctgtgcagggggGGATGGACAGGCTCCAcggcagccagagctgcctctgctgctcagacTGGCAGCGAAAGCACCTTGACCAGCAAGAAGGAACGATGATGGCTTCTTGCTTCTACACTGCAATACTTGGTGGAAGGGTACAGAAAAAGGGTTTAAGAGGAGCAGGCTGGACCTGCCAGGCTGGAAATGCGGGCAGGGCATATGGGTGAAATGCCCTCCTGGTATTTTCTGTGAAAGTCTCCTCTCTGCAACTCTCACCTCTCAAGAGAATGAATTCAGGGAAGTGCTTGATGAACAACTACTCATGTTTTCCAGCACCACCTTTTCGTTCTGGGATGAGAGGCTCAGGTGTTTCTCGATAAGACTGCAGAGTTTTCAGAAATTTAGTCTACTTGAAGGACAGCAGAGAAACAGAACAGgcttgaaaaaaacccttaataTATCTGGAAAGAAGTAAGTTGTGGGAAAAGGAATCAGTGAGCCTGTATGAACAAACCCAGCATTTTGGTACAAGCACAGCTCTATCAGGCAATTCTTTTGTCCTTTCAGGTTTAAAATTGAATATCTACAGTGACCAACAATGAACATGTTGAAATACATAACATAAAAAATCTACAGTCAGCCCGTGTCGGAGACAGGTGCAAGGTGAGTCACCAAAGTCTGGTCAAAGCCTTTCATGGAAAGGTCAGCTTGCAGCTAGGGGACAGAcatgaattttgattttttttttttttaattatatgtgAAACCTTAAAAAAATGAACCTCCATTTTAACCTaccaggaaaataattaaaatgttattaaaatatgcaaaatttaTAATTCTAATTATACAATTACAGTCTTATAGTCTAATAGCCCCACTGTATTTTGCATATTAGTGAACAATTGCTTTCTTAAAGCTCACAGCAGAATCATTTACTTGATGCTGGAGAATAAGTTAATTATGGATCTCCTGCTTTTGATTAATGGATTTAATAATCATGTTACAGTAGGAATAACTTATAGTTCATGTGCTTGCAGCACTAATGATGGGATTCATGAAAGCAGTGTCAGCACACAGGACTGGCCCAGAAAAGCCCTGTCTGGAGATCCCAGCCTACCCCAGTCAGCCCTGCTGGAGGAGCCAGCACATGGCATCAGTCACCCCCATTTGCCACTTCAGCAAAATTGAACTGCTCTCAGCTGGGCCAGGCACCTCGGCTGGAGCTCAGTTCTGGATTCTGTATGGGAGGTTGTCCTGGGAGATGGGTACAGCAGCAGGTGATGCACATACCCACCGGGCACCACCACCCTGCAGCCTGCTATAACCCAGGATAGCAAGCTGAGCATTTCTTCAGTGCCTGCTTTTGGGCACGTAACACAAGTACAAAATTCCTTGGATAGACACCCTGGGTCAGCCAAGATTTCCTGTTTCTAAGGAACCTCAAGTGTAGGCAGTTGGTACAGCCTAAGAGACTGAGCTCTCTAGTTCCTAAACTTGACTCCAGATGTTCAAGGGGAGGAACCATTGCAGGGCAGAGAAGGCAGAAGGAACACGTGGaagattttttgcattttgttgttATTCCTCACAGGACTCCTGGGCATGTCTGCATAAGAGTCAGGTCTGCAagtctggcaggagctgcattGAGAAACCTTCACTTAATTAAAGCTCACATTGAGAcaataaaaacagaatgaagGGCGAAACCATATTTTGTCTGAAGGAGCAGTGCCTCAAAAAtcaccagcagcaggatttcAGATTGCATCAGCCAGTGGCTTAGCTATTATCACACAAAGCAGAGTGTGTGACACAAACCAGAAGCTGAGTGtgacagccctgggctgcttttgccatcccctcctgccctcacCCAACCCGTGCTCCCACAGGAAGGTGCCAGAACTCCTTGCACTGATTGTGCCACATGGAAATACTGgggaaaagccaggaaaatTGCTGCACAACCAGCACCAGCCCTTCCTGCTGACACCAGGGCAGGTGAATGCTGCTCCACCTCCCTGTTCAGGTCATGATTCTCCAAGGTGTGACTTCCCAGCTGGtggctccccatccctgcagcctcctgctgccccctgccctgaaggcagcccctggggctgcaaGCACAGGGCACGgctctgtctgtcctgcagctccagcactgacGTTCATCACTGCTGCTTGTGTCTCCTTCTGGAAGATATTTAGGGTTAATTCAAGGTTTGTGCTGAAaatcaacacttttttttcctagcaaagCAAACTTTGGGGATTGGAGACATCCTGAAATAATGCATATTTTATTCCTGAAGCAGATGGGACTATGCCTTTTATGTGCCTCTTCAAACCCAGCTGAGcatcctgctctccctccctcccctcctctgcctctgacTGCCACACAATCCATCCAAAGTGGGGAGTCTCAGCTTGTCACAGCTGGCTTGATAATGAAAGACATTCAGAGAGTGACCAGGCCATTTTCTCCATGTCATGCCACAGTCCTTTAACCTCAGTTTTGTTCCAGGTGCTCTCAGGATATCTGTGACCAAGCAACCCTGCACATCATCTGCCAGGTGGCAGCTGTTTAAACAAGACTGCAGGACACTTCAGCTCATAATTTAGAGGCTGAATCCACCAAGATTTTGATTACATGAGTCAGGTAAAtgccaaaaatgttttttctagGATATTGATGATGGGttcctctgtgccagctctcagCAGTTACTCCCTTGCAATACCCACTCACTGGTTTACAGCCCCAAGATCCCAGGTTTCCTGAGACATGCCAGACAAAGACTCATCCTTACGGGGTTGGTGCTGGCCTGCAGCGCCTTCCTGCTTTGGCTCACTTTGCACAATGGCTTCACCCGTAAACATTCCTTTACTTCATAGGAGCCTTACAAATCCTTGTCCTAGAGGTACCCAATCCCCTACAGCTGTTCAGACAGAAAATAGAATAGACTGTGATGAGGAGACCCTGTAATGCAAAACTAAATGTCCAATTAGGACTTGataaagaaatatgaaagaaaacacataaaaCAGGACAAATAATCAGTTTCCCATTAAATTAAGTGGTTACTTTTTTCCTGACTCTCAATGTTTAAAAGCACCAATTACACACGATTTACTTGTTTGCAATCTGATTCAGAGTTCAAAGCAAAAACTTGCACATATAGAGTATTAATTATCCTAGTGATCAGAGGAAAAACCCAGTGCCCTTTAGGTGTCTTCAGGCTGCCTTTGACAAGCGCTGTCAGTGTAGGCTGGGGGAAATTGCATTTTGTGCTCTTGGGGAGAAGGAAGTGATTTTGAAGCAACCTGCTACTTAACTCAATGGAAAAGGTAATCTCAAATGGTGCAGAAGGTATGGAGATGAATTTGGGAAAAGCCATGGAAATGTTTGGGATGAAAAGTAAATATATGACCTCAAAAgattttccttcaggaaaatgtAGCCAGAGGATGTAAGGTTGGTACAACAAAATGCATCTTTCACTGAGCTTATGCAAGCAGCTACACACCACgaacaaaaaaagaggaaagctgCTTGTGGAAGATTTTAGGAAAAGTAGGCACAAACATGACTTCTCTATTGTTTCAGCTTGTTGACAGTGTCTTTGTTTTATGTGTTATCATCAAACTGTCATGCACACAGGGTTATTTCAAGCTAATACCCAGGGAGTGTAGCTTTTGTGGGCAGTGGTGATCCTTGAccctggcactgagctgtgcctgcagggctgcaggtccGTGGTGCTTCACTTCCACCTCACAGTCAGGGACAGGAATTGCTGGTGAGCTGCACGTGGTTTAAGCAATGGTAACATCAGCCTGCAGGCTCCAGGCAAAATctcctctgcagggaaggaagatGTCTGCCAGGAGACAGGGAAGCATGTCTAAATCCTGAGATGGAGAAAGAAGAGTGCAACCACCTGGTGAGAAGCGACACTGCAAAGCCATCTCCCTGAACCGGCAGCCatatacacacagaaaaagcacagaaagaaatcaaGCTGCCTCTTTGTCCCTTCCTTCATAACCTGCAGTGTAAGCACATCTTAAGAAAACTAAGGCAGAGAAGTGCTTTGAAAAGACGAGCACAGCACCTAAGAGCCAGCAGAATCTCCTCCTGAAGCTGTAGCAGTTGGCTCATGTGTGCCTGTGCTCTAAACCTTTGCATGTTGTTCTTAGAGCCAAACATGGATCAATTATTTTATGTTGCAAAGCACGGACACccataaaaactgaaaagataTGGAGAGCCAACAATGGGTCCTTGAATGGTTACAGGCATCTTTCATCTTAAACCTGAGAGCTGCAAGTCAATTCCTGCTGTCTTGGATTGGCTCTTGCTTGTATAGAGCCCGTAAATTAAGTGTTAATTCAGAGCCCCTAGCTGTGACCCCCTAGCTGTGACCAGGAATGGATCACATTTGGTGCTGCACCAAGCTCCGGTCTCTAGAGTACTGGCTAAGCCTAGGGCACTGGGCTTTGGGGTGCTACTTTGTGCGCATATTTATCTTTTTGAGACCATCTATTTCGTCTGATGGAGGGGAGGGGCACTCATAGCAGTgactttttccattttacacTCCTTTACCCTCTTCCCCTTCCTACAATAGCTGCAATGTAATGTTTCAGTAGAGCAAATTTGCAAATTTGGTTCAATGAGACACGGAGCAAACAGCTTTTCAGAGCGCTTCAACTCAGCTGTCAGAAGGGGCAGTTTGGTCTCTGTGCAAGCAGTACTCACATTCCAAACTGCATTAGAGAAAAGCTGCTGGGGTTTTAGGCGTTTTTATTATCAGTTCCAGATTAGGAATCTGATACAAATTTTTTCTCAAAGCCTGTGTTTGGAGTACAGCTTATattctaaaacaaaaccaggattgtgatgtttttctctcactaacttactcttttttttgtttacttttttttcgTCTCCTGGGCTTTACTCCAAggaccttttctgctttttgttacACTCTCGAGATGAAGCACAGGATGGTTACGGCAGTGCTGGTAGCACTGGTTCAGGTTTCACAGAGTTTCCCTGCCTTGTACCACCGAGGCTGGTGGAGGCTACTGAGGGAAGGAGATAGCTGTGGAAAATGTGAGCTGGCACTCTGCTCTGAGCCCAAGGACTGTCCAGCAGGGACTGTGCTGGATCGCTGCGGCTGCTGCCTGGAATGTGCCAACGCGGAAGGGCAGATCTGCGACTTGGACCAGGGCAATCATTTCTATGGGCAGTGTGGGGATCAGCTTGAGTGCAGGCTGGATGCTGATGAAGCAAGGTTTGGGGAAGTCCCTGAACCCCAGTGTGTGTGCAAATCTCAAGAGAGCATCTGTGGACCTGATGGGAAAACCTATGAAAACATCTGTCAGTTCAACAAGGCTTATGCTGCAAAAAGAAACATCAACATGAAACATAAAGGACCGTGTGAATCAGGTAATGTGTGCAGAGGCACTTCCGAACTGAAAAAAGAGCTGGTTCTTATCTTAGATGTGTTACTAGCTACTCTAGCCTAACTTCATTCAACTATGTTTTTGTTACAATTATCATTATTCTGTTATAATACTACTTTGTGTTAAACGTGTTTTAGCGTCTGGTATTTAATCTTGTCTGTTGAAAGCCTCTATATTAAACTAGTGGAATAAATCCCATGGTGACTAATAAGGCATCAATCTACAACCTGGGTCTGTTCTGAATAATCAGAATACGATTACTACAATCAGagtatgatttttttcactACAGAAGTTGTAGTTGGGAATGGGTAAGCAGGTAGCATGGTCTGGGAGGAATGGGCAAATGATTGTTATTGTTAAAGGACTGACCTAATTTTGGAGTGGTGCTAGTAAAGCAGATctcatttgtgtgtgtgtatatatatatgtatatcctGTGAATACACACACAGGTACATGTATGtatctgtgtatatatatgtgcatgtgtgtatacCCCTGTGAGGATATATGGTAAACAGTGAAGCTGGGGCAATAGAAGATTGGGTTTAATTAACTGCTCTGTTCTTTTTACCAAAAAGGTCCAAAATAATCCAGTTCAGAATCATCATAAAATCTAGCTAACCCATGAAAGAGAAATCCTAATAGTAGAACAGAATCAAGCTGAAACAATTTCCCTAAAGGACTCTTAAAGTGCACAGTTGTCTCTGGTGAGTGTTAGCGGAAGGATTCTTAGCTGGGTGTCCAGGGAACTCCTGCTCCCTACTCATCGGCTGCTCCCGTTCTTTGCATTGCTACAAGTCATTACTCCTGGGCATCTTTCACTTAAGATATGACTATGAAATTGAAATGTAAAGAggcatttgtttgtttctaaatGAGAAATTGCCtgagacatttttttttttttttaattaatcaaaTATTTCCTCAAATGAAGTAGAAGAGGTCTGTGGGTCACCGTGGGGGAATCTGAAATTCGCTCTGGCGAAGGACTGCATACAGGAGTAACTCGGGTGTATTTTACCCACTCGTCCCCAGCAGTCTTAGACTGAATGCTGTGATTTTATATTGAATGAACAAGGGCTATTGAACACTTAGAATAAGTGATGAACAGCTAATATCGggcttctttcctctttctctggCTGCAAGAGAAGGATCCATTAGAGAATCCTTTATTTGCTATCAGGGCATTAAGTTGGGAAACGAGTACAACTGCGAGTTACCCAGGGAAGGAGTGCTTGTTTGGGATTCAGTGGCGGCAGTTCTTTTGTCAAAACCCCTCAGCAAGATTTCGGCCAGAAGCGACACTCTCTTAGCGAGTGCCGGTAactgcagcaggggcagctgctcAGGCACACCGCCTCAAAGCAGCGGTCCCTCTAATCAATTTAACAAAACTGGCCTCTACAAGAGACTCTTTAATTTGGAGGTACTACCCCTTTTAATTGCTGGTGGCATGCAGCAGCGCCCAGTGACCCCCGAGGCGCCGGAGAAGGATCTcggctgctctgctctgcatgcCGCATCACCCAGCGCTTCCCACTGCTTCCCTGAAAATGAATTTCAGGAATGCAGACTATTATCCTCACCGCTCAGCTGACTGAATTTTCTGCGGAAAGTTCACAGTCGTGTCACTGCTGCGCAGAGTTTAGTTAGGAAagaggctgtggcagaggaaagCGCCCAGTCGGAGCGTGCCCGGGCTGGGAGAGCCCTGGCGCTAGGGTCACCAATGCCCTTCTCCTGTCCCCGGGCTGGGTTGGGGTCACCAATGCCCTTCTCCTgtccccgggctgggctggggtcaccAATGCCCTTCTCCTgtccccgggctgggctggggtcaccAATGCCCTTCTGTCCccgagctgctgctccccactctGGCTCGGAGCGTTAGAGCCCGGCCGGAGCCCGGGGCTcggaggggctgcagaggggctgcagcaggcacagaggggcacagagggacacCGAGGGACTCGGAGGGGCTCGGAGGGGCTGCAGACGGGCTCGGCTGTCCcgggagcccccagcccagcccagcccagcccagcccagcccggaCCCGGAGGGCACAACGCTCCTCCCCGCTCCGGGGCAGCTGGACCCAAAAGGCAGCTGGAacctggctctgagcagcaaaCGCTGCAGCACGGGCTGTCCTGACCCCAATTTGCATGCCAAACAAACACCGAGCACTGTGGGGCTCTGGTACCAAGCTATAAATATAACCTTCACTCAGCTCAAAGaactttgttgtgtttttctctccttcaaaGCATCTGCTGTTTCTTCTCGATGCCAAATGGACTAATTGTATACAGCaacaatgaataaataaataacaataaactCCTTTCATCAGAGGAGTACAGCCTTTCATCTTTCTTCTCTTgccagaaaaaggagaagaaaaaggccTAGCTCACTAAAGAAACACggaaaaatcctttcttttcctgaaagctAGTTTTAGTCAGTTTATCTCATCATTTACCAAGGTTGCTAAATGTATTGATTAGATACAGATTCTCCACACTTAAACCATTCCCATTCACATTCAAACATTTCTCGTTGACAATTTCAGAGCTAACAGAACAATCCTGGTGCCTGGTGGGCAGAGCTGGCCAGCTGCAATATGAATTTGTAATTCAGAGCTTTTGTGCTCCAGACTCCAGCTGTGTTCCCGTgggtggctggggacagggacacgggcagAGCCAGTGCTTGGCTACACGTCAGTGTTGGCAGGGACCCACAGGACACCTGAAAATACTCACCAGGTGACAAGTGCCTACTTGAAGAATTTTTTACACTGTCTCTGTgtggaaaaaatttaaagatcTCCTGTGAGTCAATGCAGACTTTAGGTTTCTTCTGTGCATTTTAGGCTTAACTACAGTGGATGTATCATTAAAGCAGTGTggtttcaattaattttaagattttaaagtATGCTTTAATATTGGACCCTCTGTGATCAGTTCATagacaaaaaataatctcatcCAAGATATTCAGCTAATGCTGATTTgaatgaagattttttaaatgatagACAGATTCTGAATGCACAGTTCTCATGAAAGAACAAGCATTTAAAGATTtaagttttctcttttgaaagaCCTTAGTTTTGAAGTGTAGAAAGATTGTTTAATGAGGCATTTATAAATGGGAAAGTGGATAGTTTTCTGTATAATTtgtttgcaattaattttaatcagtacgcatttaatattttctgcacAGACATCAATCCTGGAAAACTGTGAAACGTGTTATAAATTGTTCCTTGAAAACATGTAACAGGCTGTTACAGTTTCAAATGTTGAAGAATAAAGGCTGTTCGTCAGTATTGATTCAAATATTGCAAGTAAAAATACATTAAGTATTTACTCTAAGTTTTATTTCCAAGCATCTGGCATGTGAAAAAAGTTCAATACAAGCCAAATCAtccagaaatgcatttttttttgagCAGTGATCTGGAAATAGATAGAAAACAGGTTTTAGAGGGCAAAACACTTCTtgttattggaaaaaaaaatacagaaaactccAACACAGGAAATCTGAGTTAACAGCAAATGTAAGAGTAAATGCGCTGTTTTGTCTGTGCCGCCGGACATCCACCCCCATCCCTGCtagcaggagaggagcagcgctcccagcgctcccaggcagggctgtgccggGAGCAGCTCCGGCCGTGCGCAGGGTCCGGGCCTCCGAGACCCGGGCTGGCTCCCTCTCGTGGCTGCCCGCAGCTTTCGTTCGGGAAAAGGGAAAAACGGA encodes:
- the LOC117003303 gene encoding kazal-type serine protease inhibitor domain-containing protein 1-like, giving the protein MKHRMVTAVLVALVQVSQSFPALYHRGWWRLLREGDSCGKCELALCSEPKDCPAGTVLDRCGCCLECANAEGQICDLDQGNHFYGQCGDQLECRLDADEARFGEVPEPQCVCKSQESICGPDGKTYENICQFNKAYAAKRNINMKHKGPCESAPVISLAPQDAQNYTGNDVIFGCEVSAYPMPQLEWKKKGNKMFLPGDDTHVSVQARGGPQKYGVTGWLQIQGLKKSDEGIYICHTKNKHGVTYASARLKVIDDPSPAFAFAAGSRSASYSIEYEEYYDNSDEDDDEEYESGDYDHENNSE